One Malus domestica chromosome 11, GDT2T_hap1 genomic region harbors:
- the LOC103437506 gene encoding universal stress protein PHOS32-like isoform X1, with amino-acid sequence MNHTQQPSQPQDLSDPQLPNIRIHHPNSPRHHPNSPRHHSSSAGSAATPTPTAGARRKLGVAVDLSDESAHAVRWAVDHYIRPGDAVILLHVSPTSVLFGADWGSVDLSINTNDDVDFVDNHALHDSVKQKKLENDFDAFTASKAADLAKPLREAQIPYKIHIVKDHDMKERLCLEVERLGLSAVIMGSRGVGAAKRGNDGRLGSVSDYCVHHCVCPVVVVRFPEDDNCGVADGGSGAPPVVSVKENEEEEAVIKPVLKEEHKKDV; translated from the coding sequence ATGAATCACACGCAGCAGCCTTCCCAGCCCCAAGATCTGTCAGATCCCCAACTCCCCAATATCAGAATCCACCACCCCAACTCTCCCCGACACCACCCCAACTCCCCTCGTCACCACTCCTCCTCCGCCGGCTCCGCCGCCACTCCCACCCCCACTGCCGGCGCCCGCCGCAAGCTCGGCGTCGCCGTCGACCTCTCTGACGAGAGCGCCCACGCCGTCCGCTGGGCTGTCGACCACTACATCCGCCCCGGCGACGCCGTCATCCTCCTCCACGTCAGCCCCACCTCCGTCCTCTTCGGCGCCGACTGGGGCTCCGTTGACCTCTCCATCAACACCAACGACGACGTTGATTTCGTCGACAACCACGCCCTGCACGACTCCGTCAAGCAGAAGAAGCTTGAGAACGACTTCGATGCCTTCACCGCCTCCAAGGCCGCCGATCTCGCCAAGCCCTTGAGGGAGGCGCAGATTCCGTACAAGATCCACATCGTCAAGGACCATGACATGAAGGAGCGGCTCTGCTTGGAGGTCGAGAGGCTAGGGCTCAGTGCCGTGATCATGGGGAGCCGAGGGGTCGGCGCTGCCAAGCGTGGGAACGACGGCAGGCTGGGAAGCGTCAGCGATTATTGTGTACACCACTGTGTTTGCCCCGTTGTTGTTGTCCGGTTTCCGGAGGATGACAATTGCGGCGTTGCTGATGGTGGTTCTGGTGCTCCTCCGGTTGTTTCTGTTAAAGAGAATGAGGAGGAAGAGGCCGTGATCAAGCCGGTGCTAAAGGAGGAGCATAAGAAAG
- the LOC103437506 gene encoding universal stress protein PHOS32-like isoform X2, translating into MNHTQQPSQPQDLSDPQLPNIRIHHPNSPRHHPNSPRHHSSSAGSAATPTPTAGARRKLGVAVDLSDESAHAVRWAVDHYIRPGDAVILLHVSPTSVLFGADWGSVDLSINTNDDVDFVDNHALHDSVKQKKLENDFDAFTASKAADLAKPLREAQIPYKIHIVKDHDMKERLCLEVERLGLSAVIMGSRGVGAAKRGNDGRLGSVSDYCVHHCVCPVVVVRFPEDDNCGVADGGSGAPPVVSVKENEEEEAVIKPVLKEEHKKET; encoded by the coding sequence ATGAATCACACGCAGCAGCCTTCCCAGCCCCAAGATCTGTCAGATCCCCAACTCCCCAATATCAGAATCCACCACCCCAACTCTCCCCGACACCACCCCAACTCCCCTCGTCACCACTCCTCCTCCGCCGGCTCCGCCGCCACTCCCACCCCCACTGCCGGCGCCCGCCGCAAGCTCGGCGTCGCCGTCGACCTCTCTGACGAGAGCGCCCACGCCGTCCGCTGGGCTGTCGACCACTACATCCGCCCCGGCGACGCCGTCATCCTCCTCCACGTCAGCCCCACCTCCGTCCTCTTCGGCGCCGACTGGGGCTCCGTTGACCTCTCCATCAACACCAACGACGACGTTGATTTCGTCGACAACCACGCCCTGCACGACTCCGTCAAGCAGAAGAAGCTTGAGAACGACTTCGATGCCTTCACCGCCTCCAAGGCCGCCGATCTCGCCAAGCCCTTGAGGGAGGCGCAGATTCCGTACAAGATCCACATCGTCAAGGACCATGACATGAAGGAGCGGCTCTGCTTGGAGGTCGAGAGGCTAGGGCTCAGTGCCGTGATCATGGGGAGCCGAGGGGTCGGCGCTGCCAAGCGTGGGAACGACGGCAGGCTGGGAAGCGTCAGCGATTATTGTGTACACCACTGTGTTTGCCCCGTTGTTGTTGTCCGGTTTCCGGAGGATGACAATTGCGGCGTTGCTGATGGTGGTTCTGGTGCTCCTCCGGTTGTTTCTGTTAAAGAGAATGAGGAGGAAGAGGCCGTGATCAAGCCGGTGCTAAAGGAGGAGCATAAGAAAG